GGCGCCGAACGCCTGCTGCGCCTGCGCGTCGAACAGGTGCTGCGCCGTCCGGGCGCGCTGCCTTTGCGATGGGGCGGCGCGGAGCTGTCGCCGCACTTGGCGCGGACGGGCTGCTGGGCGAATGCTCAGCGAGCCGGCAGCGCCGTGTCTTGAAGATCGAAGGCCGCCCGCTTCAATCGAAAACCGGAATGCGCGCGTTGGCCGATGGCCGGTAGTGCCAGCCGCGCTCGCCCAACGCATCGAAGCCGAGGCCGCGCGAGAGCAGCGCCTCGAGCCCGGCGGCGGCGAGCGTGGAAGCCAGCGCCTGGCCCGGGCAGGCGTGCAGCCCATGGCCGAAGCCGAGCATGCGCCGCCGTGCGCGAACCAGCATGAACCGGTTCGGATCGGGGTTGAACGCCGGATCGCGGTTGGCCGAAGCCAGCACCAGCAGCACCGCATCGCCCGCTTTCAGCGGCACGCCCGCAACGGTCACGGGCGCTGCCACGAAGCGTCGGGTGTTCTGCACCGAAGGGTCGTGCCGCGCCGTTTCCTCGATGAGGGCGTGCAGCCCATCGCGTGTACGCGCAGCCTCGCGCAACCCGGGCTCGCGCGCCAGGGCGGCAAGACTGTTGCCCAACAGGCCGGCCGTCGCATCGCAGGTCTGCGACAGCAGGCCGGCCAGGTTGGCGAGCAAGGCGCGCGAACGCGATGCGTCCGACGTGTTTTCTGCAAGCACGGCCGCGAGCAGTGTTCCATGCGGGGGCGGTGCGCTTGCGGCCAGCGCTTCGAAGCGCGTCATCAATGCGCCGGCCGCGCTGCTGGCGCGCTGCAATTGCGCCTCGGTCGACAGCGGCGAGAGGCAGGCGACGAAGTCGCGCATCCACCCTTCGACTTGGGGCAGCGCCTCGGGCGCGAAGCCGAGCAGGTGGGCCACGGCCCGAAGGGGCATGGCGAACAAGGTGTCCGACAGCGGCTGCTCCGGCACCCGTCGCGCGACCTGCAGCGCAGCCGAATGCGCTGCGGCAAGATCCAGCCCCGCCAACGCGCGCTGCAATGCCGGTTTGTTCGCGGTGTGCGCCGCGCCGTCGTTCATTCGCACCAGATGGCCGAACACCTCTCCAGCCGGACTGCCCGCAATGGCGCGCGGCACCGGCTCGGCGACGGGCCGTACCCGCAGCGCGCCATGCGCCAACAACAGCGATTCGATGACGTCGGCGCGGCTGGCAACCCACAGGCGCAGCTTTTCGTCCCAGGCGAGCGGCGCCCCAGCGCGAAGCTTTTCGTAGAAAGGATAGGGATTGGCATG
The Variovorax paradoxus genome window above contains:
- a CDS encoding cytochrome P450, with translation MPADAVAAVTHANPYPFYEKLRAGAPLAWDEKLRLWVASRADVIESLLLAHGALRVRPVAEPVPRAIAGSPAGEVFGHLVRMNDGAAHTANKPALQRALAGLDLAAAHSAALQVARRVPEQPLSDTLFAMPLRAVAHLLGFAPEALPQVEGWMRDFVACLSPLSTEAQLQRASSAAGALMTRFEALAASAPPPHGTLLAAVLAENTSDASRSRALLANLAGLLSQTCDATAGLLGNSLAALAREPGLREAARTRDGLHALIEETARHDPSVQNTRRFVAAPVTVAGVPLKAGDAVLLVLASANRDPAFNPDPNRFMLVRARRRMLGFGHGLHACPGQALASTLAAAGLEALLSRGLGFDALGERGWHYRPSANARIPVFD